Proteins found in one Quercus robur chromosome 2, dhQueRobu3.1, whole genome shotgun sequence genomic segment:
- the LOC126715812 gene encoding flavonol sulfotransferase-like isoform X1, translating into MESSSSKMSHAPESNEREEYQFDSEIDNKLKEIMSSVPRKKGVALTDLYQYEGFWYSLAWLEGMLRAEKHFKPQPNQVILSSFPKSGTTWLKALIFAIMTQSQVSEPTNPLLTRLSHECVPFIETDFRSNSPKLNLDVPLMATHMSYTSLPKSIIDSGCKIIYIGRDPKDVLVSTWHFIHKVLVNKEFPTMRDIPLEDAFEFFCQGLSFCGPYWDHLLGYWRASSESPEMILFLKYEDLKNETGYWIKKIAQFIGYPFSLEEEDKGVVQKIIDLCNFENMSSLEVSKNGMIWLEKNGVNTMEIKNNTFFRKGKVGDWKNHLTHEMAMQLDQIFEQKLTGSGLTFNVPPPSSR; encoded by the coding sequence ATGGAATCCTCCTCTTCCAAAATGAGCCATGCTCCAGAAAGTAATGAGAGAGAAGAGTATCAATTTGATTCAGAAATCGATAACAAACTCAAAGAGATCATGTCAAGCGTCCCAAGAAAAAAGGGTGTTGCCTTGACTGATCTTTACCAATATGAAGGTTTTTGGTACTCTTTAGCCTGGTTAGAAGGGATGTTACGGGCTGAAAAACATTTCAAGCCTCAACCCAACCAAGTGATCTTGAGCAGTTTTCCAAAATCTGGCACAACTTGGCTTAAGGCTTTGATCTTTGCCATTATGACACAATCCCAAGTTAGTGAGCCTACTAACCCTTTACTCACAAGATTATCACATGAGTGTGTACCCTTCATTGAGACTGATTTTCGCTCAAACTCACCAAAATTGAATCTAGATGTTCCACTTATGGCTACACACATGTCCTATACTTCCTTACCAAAATCTATTATAGATTCTGGTTGTAAAATTATTTACATAGGCAGGGATCCAAAGGATGTACTTGTGTCTACATGGCACTTTATTCACAAGGTACTAGTTAATAAGGAATTCCCAACCATGAGAGATATTCCTTTGGAGGATGCATTTGAGTTCTTTTGTCAAGGATTATCTTTTTGTGGACCATATTGGGATCATTTATTAGGGTACTGGAGAGCAAGCTCTGAATCACCAGAgatgatattgtttttaaaGTATGAAGATTTGAAGAATGAAACTGGATATTGGATAAAGAAAATTGCCCAATTCATAGGTTACCCTTTCTCTTTAGAGGAAGAAGATAAAGGTGTGGTGCAAAAGATTATAGACCTATGCAATTTTGAGAACATGTCTAGTTTGGAGGTGAGTAAAAATGGAATGATATGGTTGGAGAAAAATGGAGTCAATACGATGGAGATTAAAAACAATACATTTTTTAGGAAAGGTAAGGTTGGAGACTGGAAGAATCATCTCACACATGAAATGGCAATGCAACTCGATCAAATATTCGAGCAAAAGCTAACTGGTTCGGGTTTGACATTCAACGTCCCACCCCCATCTAGTAGATGA
- the LOC126715812 gene encoding flavonol sulfotransferase-like isoform X2 gives MTHSNVSDSTNPLLTRLSHECVPFIEIDFRSNSPKLNLDVPLVATHISYTSLPKSIINSGCKIVYLCRDPKDVLVSAWHYIRKVLVNAEVSAMEDISLEDAFEFFCQGLSFCGPYWDHLLGYWRASSESPERILFLKYEDLKNETGYWIKKIAQFIGYPFSLEEEDKGVVQKIIDLCNFENMSSLEVSKNGMIWLEKNGVNTMEIKNNTFFRKGKVGDWKNHLTHEMAMQLDQIFEQKLTGSGLTFNVPPPSSR, from the exons ATGACACATTCCAATGTTAGTGACTCTACTAACCCTTTGCTCACAAGATTATCACATGAGTGTGTACCCTTCATTGAGATTGATTTTCGCTCAAACtcaccaaaattgaatttagatGTTCCACTTGTGGCTACACACATATCCTATACTTCCTTACCAAAATCTATTATAAATTCTGGTTGTAAAATTGTTTACCTATGCAGGGATCCAAAGGATGTACTTGTGTCTGCATGGCACTATATTCGCAAGGTACTAGTTAATGCGGAAGTCTCAGCCATGGAAGATATCTCTTTGGAGGATGCATTTGAGTTCTTTTGTCAAGGATTATCTTTTTGTGGACCATATTGGGATCATTTATTAGGGTACTGGAGAGCAAGCTCTGAATCACCAGAGAGGATATTGTTTTTAAAGTATGAAGATTTGAAGAATGAAACTGGATATTGGATAAAGAAAATTGCCCAATTCATAG GTTACCCTTTCTCTTTAGAGGAAGAAGATAAAGGTGTGGTGCAAAAGATTATAGACCTATGCAATTTTGAGAACATGTCTAGTTTGGAGGTGAGTAAAAATGGAATGATATGGTTGGAGAAAAATGGAGTCAATACGATGGAGATTAAAAACAATACATTTTTTAGGAAAGGTAAGGTTGGAGACTGGAAGAATCATCTCACACATGAAATGGCAATGCAACTCGATCAAATATTCGAGCAAAAGCTAACTGGTTCGGGTTTGACATTCAACGTCCCACCCCCATCTAGTAGATGA